From a region of the Mercurialis annua linkage group LG1-X, ddMerAnnu1.2, whole genome shotgun sequence genome:
- the LOC126658963 gene encoding uncharacterized protein LOC126658963 gives MDIDVSRLLKKPKGKKKKTNPAVPNPSAPGLVAEVSPAPNIHQVDAAKDLLGAVGPSSPVHTANDDPERRDFVSPSHPVIPDRVSNSDEANQVLRPHDKQGMDVIHIDSTTFTGKSQKRKRSGPSYDTSSASEIPVITPASFFDWMSLCCSKNKLAVTVETLPVADEIARVTTLPDDLEGYQKHSPRLYGRMVSSLGLQVSQIGHLATEAYEKLYDDWSASSEQLKIEKDRLSAAEKDFDNQSHLVKEQTDRIKVLEEQNAADSKEKGLLLSKISDFEAEKTALVGECEARIKDLTNRNDKITARQKEEIRLLREDAKGQEKTLSDRLAARDDEWKKKLSEKEEKMYENLRQILRAGQYKVDDAAKKLGGDQVDLTPFVLDVKDLVAMVPTLPPEDDEEDEEEDFIVTPEEHNDPPLL, from the exons A TGGATATTGATGTAAGCCGGTTGTTGAAGAAACCCAAgggcaagaaaaagaaaactaatCCTGCTGTACCGAACCCCTCTGCTCCTGGTTTGGTTGCGGAGGTTTCTCCTGCTCCGAATATCCATCAAGTGGATGCTGCTAAAGATTTGCTCGGAGCTGTGGGTCCATCTAGCCCGGTTCATACGGCGAATGATGATCCTGAACGGAGGGATTTCGTCTCTCCTTCGCACCCCGTGATTCCGGACCGGGTTTCTAACTCTGATGAGGCTAATCAAGTGCTCCGACCCCACGATAAGCAAGGTATGGACGTGATCCACATTGATTCTACTACCTTTACCgggaaatcgcaaaaaagaaaaaggagtgGACCGAGTTATGATACTTCTAGTGCTTCTGAAATTCCGGTCATCACTCCTGCTTCTTTCTTCGATTGGATGTCGCTGTGTTGCTCAAAGAACAAACTTGCAGTGACCGTGGAGACCCTACCAGTGGCAGATGAGATTGCCCGGGTGACCACTCTCCCGGATGACTTGGAGGGATATCAGAAACATTCGCCGAGATTGTATGGTCGGATGGTATCTTCTCTTGGTTTGCAA GTTTCTCAAATCGGCCACCTGGCGACCGAGGCTTATGAGAAGTTGTATGACGATTGGTCGGCCTCTTCTGAGCAATTGAAAATTGAGAAAGACCGGTTGTCGGCAGCGGAGAAAGATTTTGATAATCAATCCCACCTGGTGAAGGAGCAAACTGATCGGATTAAGGTTCTGGAGGAACAGAATGCAGCTGATAGCAAGGAGAAAGGGCTGTTGCTTTCTAAGATTTCGGATTTCGAAGCTGAGAAGACTGCGCTGGTGGGAGAGTGCGAAGCCCGGATCAAAGATCTGACCAACCGAAATGACAAGATCACTGCCCGGCAAAAGGAAGAAATACGTCTTCTGAGAGAAGATGCTAAGGGTCAAGAGAAAACTTTGTCAGATCGGTTAGCGGCGAGGGATGATGAGTGGAAGAAAAAGTTGTCCGAGAAGGAGGAGAAAATGTATGAAAACCTTCGACAGATTTTGCGGGCTGGGCAATACAAGGTGGATGATGCTGCGAAGAAACTTGGGGGCGACCAAGTGGATTTGACACCCTTTGTTTTGGATGTCAAGGATCTGGTCGCCATGGTCCCTACCTTGCCCCCagaagatgatgaagaggatgaagaagaagattttATCGTGACTCCTGAGGAACATAATGACCCGCCCTTGCTGTAG